A single window of Methylomarinum sp. Ch1-1 DNA harbors:
- the rfbF gene encoding glucose-1-phosphate cytidylyltransferase, giving the protein MKAVILAGGLGTRLCEETYIKPKPMVEIGGKPILWHILKTYSCHGINEFIICCGYKGYVIKEYFANYFLHMSDVTFDMASNKMHVHENKAEPWKVTLVDTGDDSGTGGRLKRVKSYVQDEELFCFTYGDGIGNIDISESIKFHRRQNTLATITATYPQAKFGALKTSGSRVVSFQEKPKGDNAMVNGGYFVLSPKVIDYIDDDQTGWEQKPLERLAGEGQLAVFKHEDFWQPMDTLRDKNYLESLWVSGYAPWKIWE; this is encoded by the coding sequence ATGAAAGCGGTTATTTTAGCAGGCGGATTGGGCACTAGGCTGTGCGAGGAAACCTATATCAAACCGAAACCGATGGTGGAAATTGGTGGCAAGCCGATATTGTGGCACATTTTGAAGACCTATTCGTGCCACGGCATCAACGAATTTATCATTTGTTGCGGTTACAAGGGATACGTCATTAAAGAATATTTCGCCAATTATTTTTTGCACATGTCCGACGTTACTTTCGATATGGCCAGCAACAAGATGCACGTCCACGAGAACAAAGCGGAACCGTGGAAGGTCACCCTGGTCGATACCGGCGATGACAGCGGTACCGGCGGGCGCTTGAAGCGAGTGAAAAGCTATGTGCAGGACGAAGAATTATTCTGTTTTACTTACGGCGACGGGATAGGAAATATCGACATTAGCGAGAGTATCAAATTCCATCGGCGGCAAAACACATTGGCGACGATTACGGCGACTTACCCGCAGGCGAAGTTCGGCGCCTTAAAAACTTCCGGCAGTCGCGTGGTGTCGTTCCAGGAAAAACCGAAAGGCGACAACGCTATGGTCAACGGCGGTTATTTTGTGTTGTCGCCGAAAGTCATCGATTACATTGACGACGATCAGACTGGTTGGGAGCAGAAGCCATTGGAACGGCTGGCCGGGGAAGGGCAATTGGCCGTTTTCAAACACGAGGATTTCTGGCAGCCCATGGATACGTTGAGGGATAAGAATTATCTGGAAAGCTTATGGGTTTCGGGTTACGCGCCTTGGAAAATATGGGAATAA
- the rfbC gene encoding dTDP-4-dehydrorhamnose 3,5-epimerase, which produces MSACALFKINQSSIPGCVELLPNRFQDHRGAFVKTFHEPSFAKLGLETNYAEEFYSVSALGVIRGLHFQHPPDDQVKLIYCAYGKVQDAVVDLRRGSPTYGHYQVFEISAETGNMLYIPSGLAHGFCTLSEQATMMYKVSKTYSPACDSGIRWDSLDIPWATERPILSERDQTHPPFQNYRSPFVYRPA; this is translated from the coding sequence ATGAGCGCTTGTGCATTATTCAAGATCAATCAGTCGAGTATCCCGGGATGTGTCGAACTGTTGCCGAACCGCTTTCAGGATCATCGGGGAGCGTTTGTTAAAACATTCCATGAGCCGAGTTTTGCAAAGCTGGGGCTGGAAACTAACTACGCCGAAGAATTTTATTCGGTATCGGCGCTGGGTGTTATTCGGGGGCTGCATTTTCAACATCCCCCGGATGATCAGGTGAAACTGATTTATTGCGCGTACGGCAAGGTACAGGATGCGGTGGTCGATCTGAGACGCGGTTCGCCGACCTACGGGCATTACCAAGTGTTCGAAATTTCGGCGGAGACAGGCAACATGCTTTACATTCCCAGCGGGTTGGCCCACGGCTTTTGTACGCTGAGCGAGCAGGCGACGATGATGTACAAGGTATCCAAGACCTATTCTCCCGCATGCGATTCCGGCATACGATGGGATTCGCTCGATATTCCGTGGGCGACCGAGCGTCCGATTTTGTCCGAGCGCGATCAAACTCATCCGCCGTTTCAAAATTACCGGTCTCCGTTTGTTTATCGTCCGGCATGA
- a CDS encoding radical SAM/SPASM domain-containing protein: MKATVKPRINLEDRTPLQNVIPLSTPFVLFIDPVNTCNFQCTFCPTGDRELIKSTGRWQGRLDFDVYKKVIDDLGEFDNPLKVLRLYKEGEPLLHSRFADMVGYAKASGHVQYIDTTTNGYLLTPDKVGPILDAGIDRINISVDGMSDAQFWEFTQTRVDFERFVDNIRRLYERKGDCEICIKIPGDILSDDDRQQFFDTFGEIADRVFIENFAPCWPTFDVEERTGIQITEGIYGNEIGEVAVCPYIFYSMAVNTDGTVSLCFLDWARKLVVGDTRTETLKAIWNGEAMQRHRIAHLRGCRMDNSTCADCGQLSHCLPDNIDAYAASLLERIEPATADAMR; the protein is encoded by the coding sequence ATGAAGGCAACCGTCAAACCCCGAATCAATCTCGAAGACCGCACACCGCTGCAAAACGTCATCCCGCTAAGCACGCCGTTCGTTCTTTTCATTGATCCGGTCAATACCTGTAATTTTCAATGCACATTCTGTCCGACTGGCGACCGGGAACTGATCAAGTCCACCGGACGGTGGCAGGGACGCCTGGATTTCGATGTCTATAAAAAAGTCATCGACGACCTCGGAGAATTCGACAATCCGTTAAAGGTGCTTCGCCTATATAAGGAAGGTGAGCCTCTCTTGCATAGCCGTTTCGCCGACATGGTCGGTTACGCCAAGGCCAGCGGTCATGTGCAATATATCGATACGACGACCAATGGTTATCTGCTTACCCCCGATAAGGTCGGACCGATTCTGGATGCTGGCATCGACCGGATCAATATTTCGGTCGACGGCATGTCCGACGCACAGTTTTGGGAATTCACCCAGACCCGAGTCGATTTCGAGCGTTTCGTCGACAATATTCGGCGATTGTACGAGCGTAAAGGCGATTGCGAGATTTGCATCAAGATTCCGGGCGATATACTGAGCGACGACGACAGGCAACAATTTTTCGACACCTTCGGCGAAATCGCCGATCGTGTTTTCATCGAAAATTTCGCTCCCTGCTGGCCGACCTTCGACGTCGAGGAACGCACCGGAATCCAGATAACCGAAGGGATATACGGTAACGAGATCGGGGAGGTGGCGGTCTGCCCCTATATTTTTTACTCGATGGCCGTGAACACCGACGGCACGGTCAGCTTGTGTTTTCTCGACTGGGCGCGCAAGCTGGTGGTTGGCGACACGCGCACCGAGACCCTGAAAGCCATTTGGAACGGCGAAGCAATGCAGCGGCATCGGATCGCGCACCTTCGGGGGTGTCGCATGGATAATTCGACTTGCGCCGATTGCGGTCAATTGAGCCATTGTCTGCCCGACAATATAGACGCTTACGCGGCGTCGTTGTTGGAACGCATCGAACCGGCGACCGCCGACGCGATGCGTTGA
- the rfbH gene encoding lipopolysaccharide biosynthesis protein RfbH: MICEIAPGDICVLPFPFTDSAARRKRPALALSAQDQYGDVRFAFITVGSGQQDWSIKIEEGDYAEGCPPLPKAGYIRLENQYRLPARIVVNKATALSREKLRVVLRHNVIRETVPYCDETYRPKTFEPGKTPVPVSGKVVGHREIAAITEAALDGWLTTGRFNEAFEKRFAEFVGAAYASTTNSGSSANLLALAALTSPKLGEKALRPGDEVITVAAGFPTTVNPILQLGMVPVFVDIQISSYNIDPAKVAEAISPKTKAIMLAHTLGNPFELDVITELAQKHGLWLIEDCCDALGSTYNGRHVGTFGHLATCSFYPAHQITMGEGGIVFTRNRKLNKIIESVRDWGRDCYCEPGHDDTCGRRYGWRLGDLPFGYDHKYTYSHLGYNLKITDMQAACALAQLDRLPQFIAARKRNFDHLQRRFRALEDFFILPEASADSSPSWFGYTLTIRRPSAISRVDLLSFLAKNKIGNRLLFAGNLLRQPYMTGRQYRVSGALDNTDRVMNDSFWLGLYPGLSEDMLDFTYDCLKDFVKRV, encoded by the coding sequence ATGATCTGTGAGATCGCGCCCGGAGATATTTGCGTTTTACCATTTCCGTTTACCGATTCGGCGGCGCGTAGAAAAAGGCCGGCGCTGGCGCTGAGTGCTCAAGATCAGTACGGAGACGTACGCTTCGCTTTTATTACCGTTGGCTCTGGTCAACAGGATTGGTCGATTAAAATCGAAGAGGGCGATTACGCCGAAGGCTGCCCGCCTCTGCCTAAGGCCGGTTACATCCGGTTGGAAAACCAATATCGGCTTCCCGCCCGAATCGTAGTAAACAAAGCCACCGCGCTGAGTCGAGAAAAACTCCGGGTCGTGTTAAGACATAATGTCATCAGGGAGACCGTTCCTTATTGCGACGAGACTTATCGACCAAAGACATTCGAGCCTGGCAAAACGCCGGTACCGGTATCGGGCAAGGTCGTGGGGCACCGGGAAATTGCCGCAATCACCGAAGCCGCCCTCGATGGTTGGTTGACCACCGGGCGCTTCAACGAAGCTTTTGAAAAACGTTTCGCGGAATTCGTCGGTGCGGCCTACGCTTCGACAACCAATTCTGGGTCTTCAGCCAATTTATTGGCGCTAGCCGCGTTGACTTCCCCGAAGCTGGGGGAGAAAGCGTTAAGGCCTGGCGACGAAGTCATCACCGTGGCTGCCGGTTTTCCGACGACGGTCAATCCAATCCTGCAATTGGGCATGGTGCCGGTGTTCGTCGACATCCAGATTTCAAGCTACAATATCGATCCGGCAAAAGTTGCCGAAGCGATTTCGCCTAAAACCAAAGCGATCATGCTCGCCCACACTCTGGGTAATCCGTTCGAACTCGACGTGATCACCGAACTTGCGCAAAAACACGGCTTGTGGCTCATTGAAGACTGTTGCGATGCGCTGGGCTCGACCTATAACGGGCGGCATGTCGGAACCTTCGGCCATCTTGCGACCTGCAGTTTTTATCCGGCCCACCAGATAACGATGGGAGAGGGCGGGATCGTTTTTACCCGGAACCGTAAACTGAACAAGATCATCGAAAGCGTGAGGGATTGGGGACGGGATTGTTATTGCGAGCCCGGTCACGACGATACTTGCGGGCGGCGCTACGGGTGGCGGCTGGGCGATCTGCCGTTCGGTTACGACCACAAATACACCTATTCACATTTGGGTTACAACCTGAAGATTACTGACATGCAGGCCGCTTGCGCCTTGGCCCAACTCGATCGGCTACCTCAATTCATCGCCGCGCGAAAACGAAATTTCGACCATCTGCAACGGCGATTCAGGGCATTGGAGGATTTTTTCATCCTGCCGGAGGCGAGTGCCGATAGCTCTCCCTCGTGGTTTGGTTACACCCTGACTATTCGTCGACCGTCGGCGATTTCCCGGGTGGATTTGTTAAGCTTTCTGGCTAAAAACAAGATAGGCAACCGTTTGCTGTTTGCCGGCAATTTGCTTCGACAGCCCTACATGACGGGGCGGCAGTACCGGGTCAGCGGCGCACTGGACAACACCGACCGGGTCATGAACGACAGTTTCTGGCTGGGACTGTACCCGGGATTGAGTGAGGACATGTTGGATTTCACTTATGATTGTTTGAAGGACTTCGTCAAGAGAGTGTGA
- a CDS encoding FkbM family methyltransferase, producing the protein MKKRYVCSNGLIFDMGMNNGDDTAYYLKKAARVVAVEANPGLASEARARFDGEIRSGRLSIHQLAIWNEYGRMPFHISRENSHWSSLESQWADRNGGGTEVVQVECVPLAHLFALHGVPYFLKIDVEGVDESVIDQLEPLPYIPAYISMEDCRFGFRYVEKLTALGYDGFKLSNQALVAELADEAVNHRFPAGSSGPLGEQVPGGWYEPAPFLHLYEQKVRSRDNERRSPTGVWWDIHARCGSPDKLI; encoded by the coding sequence GTGAAAAAGCGATATGTGTGCAGCAACGGATTGATTTTCGATATGGGGATGAATAACGGCGACGATACCGCCTATTATCTGAAAAAGGCCGCCCGGGTGGTGGCGGTCGAAGCGAATCCCGGGTTGGCGAGCGAGGCGAGAGCGAGATTCGACGGTGAAATCAGGTCGGGCCGGTTATCTATCCACCAGTTGGCGATATGGAACGAGTACGGCCGGATGCCTTTCCATATCAGCAGAGAGAACTCCCATTGGAGCAGTCTGGAGTCTCAATGGGCGGATCGCAACGGAGGCGGGACAGAGGTTGTTCAAGTCGAATGCGTTCCTCTCGCCCATTTGTTTGCCCTGCACGGCGTTCCCTATTTTTTGAAGATCGATGTCGAGGGCGTGGACGAAAGCGTGATCGATCAGCTCGAGCCGCTGCCTTATATTCCTGCCTATATCAGCATGGAGGATTGTCGTTTCGGTTTTCGATATGTCGAAAAATTGACGGCATTGGGCTACGACGGTTTTAAGTTGTCCAATCAAGCCCTGGTCGCCGAGTTGGCTGATGAGGCGGTAAACCATCGGTTTCCGGCTGGTAGCTCGGGTCCGCTGGGGGAACAAGTGCCGGGTGGGTGGTATGAGCCGGCACCGTTCTTGCATCTCTACGAGCAGAAGGTTCGTAGCCGCGATAACGAGCGCAGGTCACCGACCGGAGTGTGGTGGGATATCCATGCTCGTTGCGGTTCTCCCGATAAATTGATCTGA
- a CDS encoding NAD-dependent epimerase/dehydratase family protein — MKILVTGATGFLGSHLVPYLLAQEHEVACLSRQASNAIEGLSCSRTWTVDENGAGFREAVSEFLPDVVVHLAAHYVSEHRYEDVGALVKSNVEFGAYLLDAMSEAGCGALVYAGTSWQHYRNEGYCPVNLYAATKQAFSTLAEYYLSSTGLRLLELHLYDSYGEGDPRLKLLNLLKLYAESNDILDMSGGEQRIHLVHINDLCKGFKIACARVPELAKGERRIYRLPSARAVTIKELVDSFNALNPDNPVRVRWGARSYREREVFRPWEEAECLPGWRPAIELSDGLRRLRQAATNNND; from the coding sequence ATGAAGATATTAGTTACCGGAGCGACCGGTTTTCTAGGCTCCCATTTAGTTCCCTATTTGCTCGCCCAAGAGCATGAAGTTGCCTGTCTATCGAGGCAAGCGTCGAACGCGATCGAAGGCTTGAGCTGCAGCCGTACCTGGACAGTCGATGAAAACGGCGCAGGATTCCGAGAGGCAGTAAGCGAATTCCTCCCCGATGTGGTCGTCCATTTGGCGGCGCATTATGTTTCCGAACATCGCTATGAAGATGTTGGCGCATTGGTCAAATCGAATGTCGAATTCGGCGCCTATTTGCTCGATGCGATGAGCGAGGCGGGGTGCGGCGCCTTGGTGTACGCCGGGACCTCGTGGCAACATTACCGAAACGAGGGATACTGCCCGGTTAATCTGTATGCGGCGACTAAACAGGCTTTCTCGACCCTGGCCGAGTATTATCTGAGTTCGACGGGGTTGCGCTTGTTGGAACTGCATCTTTACGACAGTTACGGCGAAGGCGACCCCAGACTGAAATTGCTTAATCTACTAAAGTTATATGCCGAGTCGAACGACATATTGGATATGTCCGGCGGCGAGCAGCGTATCCATCTGGTCCATATCAACGATCTTTGCAAAGGCTTTAAAATTGCCTGCGCCAGAGTGCCCGAGCTGGCGAAGGGAGAACGCAGGATTTATCGTCTGCCTTCCGCCAGAGCGGTGACGATTAAGGAATTGGTCGATTCGTTCAATGCCCTGAATCCGGATAACCCGGTGCGGGTGCGTTGGGGCGCACGCTCTTACCGTGAGCGGGAAGTTTTCAGGCCGTGGGAGGAAGCCGAATGTTTGCCGGGATGGCGGCCGGCAATCGAGCTGTCGGACGGATTGAGACGGTTAAGGCAAGCGGCGACAAACAATAATGATTGA
- the rfbG gene encoding CDP-glucose 4,6-dehydratase, which translates to MGFGLRALENMGINETFWRGKKVLVTGHTGFKGSWLSLWLQMLEADVYGLSRLPPTEPNLFERADVGKRMTSLHGDIRDLSLVKKTVSAINPDILIHMAAQSLVRYGYHHPVETYQTNVMGTLHVLEAIRACQGVRAAVMVTTDKCYESMEAGEPHRENDPLGGHDPYSSSKGCAELLIASYRHSFFFESTSAAIASVRAGNVIGGGDWAEHRLVPDVIEAFQKNRSVKIRNPHAVRPWQHVLEPLSGYLLLAERLFNGGHAYAESWNFGPEAGDMRQVQWLVEFLAGKWRYANWAVEEKPNFHEAGALRLNSTKARDRLGWRPRWSLPTALDKTVDWYRAESAGVDMSVFCQKQIREYLA; encoded by the coding sequence ATGGGTTTCGGGTTACGCGCCTTGGAAAATATGGGAATAAACGAAACCTTCTGGCGAGGCAAGAAAGTCCTGGTTACCGGGCATACGGGGTTCAAAGGCAGCTGGCTGTCGCTATGGCTGCAGATGTTGGAGGCCGATGTCTACGGCTTGTCTCGCCTGCCGCCGACCGAGCCCAATTTATTCGAGCGTGCCGACGTCGGCAAACGAATGACATCGCTCCACGGCGATATTCGCGATCTTTCGCTAGTCAAAAAAACAGTGTCGGCCATTAACCCGGACATCTTGATTCACATGGCCGCGCAATCCCTAGTGCGTTATGGTTACCATCATCCGGTCGAAACCTATCAAACGAACGTCATGGGAACCTTGCACGTATTGGAGGCTATTCGGGCCTGCCAAGGGGTTCGCGCCGCGGTGATGGTGACGACCGATAAATGTTACGAGAGTATGGAGGCTGGTGAGCCGCATCGTGAAAACGATCCCTTGGGCGGTCACGATCCGTACAGCAGCAGCAAAGGCTGCGCGGAGTTGTTGATCGCCTCCTACCGACATTCCTTTTTTTTCGAGTCCACGAGTGCAGCCATCGCCAGTGTCAGGGCTGGAAATGTTATCGGAGGCGGCGACTGGGCCGAACATCGCCTGGTGCCGGACGTGATTGAAGCATTTCAAAAGAACCGTTCCGTCAAGATACGCAATCCACACGCGGTTCGGCCGTGGCAGCACGTGCTGGAACCGTTATCCGGCTATTTGCTGTTGGCGGAAAGATTGTTCAACGGCGGGCATGCGTATGCCGAATCCTGGAATTTCGGGCCCGAGGCGGGCGATATGCGGCAGGTCCAATGGCTGGTCGAGTTTCTCGCCGGGAAATGGCGGTACGCGAATTGGGCCGTGGAAGAAAAACCGAACTTTCATGAGGCCGGCGCATTAAGGTTAAACAGCACTAAAGCCCGCGACAGGTTGGGCTGGCGACCGCGTTGGTCGTTGCCCACAGCCTTGGATAAAACCGTGGATTGGTATCGGGCGGAGAGCGCGGGCGTCGATATGTCGGTTTTTTGCCAGAAACAGATTCGGGAGTATTTAGCTTAA
- a CDS encoding ISNCY family transposase has product MIDQIRQVFETFPDGRSGNGVYRKYSMSDAALSAFSVFFLQSPSFLEYQRTMQKERGKNNAQSLFGVYQIPSDNQIRNLLDAVSPDALWPLYRWLMRALEEQGKLNEFQVLDDSILVALDGVEYFSSQKIQCACCSTKTLKTGIVQYSHSAVTPVIVSPHQADVIPLAPEFIAPQDGGDKQDYELAAARRWLEREAGHLPRNVTFLGDDLYCKQPFCDYLKQLGRHFILVCKPESHKTLYEWVEDFQRLGQVEILEKRRWTGKQHLTERYRFAHQVPLRDSDDALLVNWCELEITDEKGQCVYRNAFATDHAINAQNVADIVSAGRARWKVENENNNTLKTKGYHFTHNFGHGKKHLAALLASLIILAFLVHTVLQWFDQCYRLLRRELPSRKTFFDDVRALTRYVCFDNWQNLMEFMLDGLNIPIPPNSDSG; this is encoded by the coding sequence CTGATCGATCAAATCAGACAAGTTTTCGAAACCTTTCCGGATGGTCGTAGCGGGAATGGTGTGTACCGTAAGTACAGTATGTCGGATGCGGCGCTAAGCGCCTTTTCGGTGTTTTTCCTGCAATCGCCGTCGTTCTTGGAATACCAGCGGACGATGCAGAAAGAGCGGGGTAAGAATAACGCACAAAGCTTGTTTGGCGTGTATCAAATTCCCAGTGACAACCAGATTCGAAATTTGTTGGATGCGGTATCGCCCGATGCGCTATGGCCTTTGTACCGTTGGCTGATGCGAGCACTGGAAGAGCAAGGCAAATTGAACGAGTTTCAAGTGCTGGATGATAGTATCTTGGTGGCCTTGGATGGCGTGGAATATTTTAGCTCGCAGAAGATTCAGTGTGCGTGCTGTTCGACGAAAACGCTGAAGACGGGGATTGTCCAATACAGTCACAGTGCCGTGACGCCGGTTATTGTTTCGCCACACCAGGCGGATGTTATTCCGTTGGCGCCCGAATTTATCGCCCCGCAAGATGGGGGTGACAAGCAAGATTATGAACTGGCGGCCGCGCGGCGCTGGCTGGAGCGAGAAGCGGGGCATCTCCCGAGAAACGTAACGTTTTTAGGCGACGATTTATATTGCAAGCAGCCTTTTTGCGACTACCTCAAGCAATTAGGACGACATTTCATTCTGGTTTGTAAGCCGGAATCCCATAAAACCCTCTACGAGTGGGTCGAGGATTTTCAACGGCTCGGCCAAGTCGAAATACTGGAAAAACGTCGCTGGACAGGCAAGCAACACCTCACTGAGCGTTACCGCTTCGCACACCAAGTACCCTTACGCGACAGCGATGATGCATTATTGGTCAATTGGTGCGAGCTCGAGATCACCGATGAGAAAGGCCAGTGCGTTTACCGCAACGCGTTCGCCACGGATCACGCAATAAATGCACAGAATGTCGCTGACATTGTCAGCGCCGGTCGAGCCCGGTGGAAGGTCGAAAACGAAAATAACAACACCTTGAAAACCAAGGGATATCACTTTACGCATAACTTTGGTCACGGTAAAAAACACCTCGCCGCCTTGTTAGCCAGTCTGATTATCTTGGCTTTTCTAGTACATACAGTCTTGCAATGGTTTGATCAGTGCTATCGATTGCTTCGGCGGGAATTGCCCAGCCGAAAGACGTTTTTTGACGATGTAAGGGCGCTCACTCGTTACGTTTGCTTCGATAACTGGCAGAACTTGATGGAATTTATGCTTGATGGCCTGAATATTCCAATTCCTCCCAATTCGGATTCGGGTTGA
- a CDS encoding MBL fold metallo-hydrolase — protein MKNNSYPSIIHHGAVDGVTASCHQLFVDANNSVLIDCGLFQGAETSPQGAGFEHLAIDFPINTVRALLVTHCHIDHVGRIPYLLAAGFDGPIICSEPTAILLPLVLEDAVKIGFTRDADATLLDKFRQLLQERIVAVPYGKKYPLSLAGNGDGHLAVKFKPAGHILGSAYIECDVKTAANKQRIVFSGDLGGPYTPLLPAPRLPYRADIVVLESTYGDRNHENRRQRKAMLKERIEHCLRNKGVILMPAFSIGRTQELLYELEDIIHRYQDSPLAGKLRWDDLEIIIDSPLAHRFTETYRKLKPHWDSEARRKLRQGRHPLSFEQITTIDSHEEHLMTVDYLRKTARPCVVIAASGMCSGGRIMDYLKALIEDSRTDILFSGYQAAGTAGRHIQQYAEKHGYVELDRRHYTINAGVYTLSGYSASNSQFSPKWVN, from the coding sequence ATGAAGAACAATTCGTATCCATCGATAATCCATCATGGCGCTGTTGATGGCGTGACGGCTTCCTGTCACCAATTGTTTGTCGATGCCAATAATTCCGTATTGATCGATTGCGGTTTGTTTCAGGGGGCGGAAACCTCGCCGCAAGGCGCGGGCTTCGAACATCTCGCGATCGATTTTCCTATTAACACAGTCCGGGCTTTATTGGTCACCCATTGCCATATCGATCATGTGGGCAGAATACCTTATTTGTTGGCGGCTGGATTCGATGGCCCGATCATTTGTTCGGAACCGACCGCGATTCTGCTGCCGTTGGTGCTCGAAGACGCGGTGAAGATCGGTTTTACCCGCGATGCAGATGCAACGTTACTGGATAAATTCCGCCAGTTGTTGCAGGAAAGAATCGTCGCCGTCCCTTACGGAAAAAAATATCCCCTTTCGCTAGCGGGCAATGGGGATGGTCATCTGGCGGTCAAATTCAAGCCAGCCGGCCATATTCTCGGTTCGGCGTATATCGAATGCGATGTCAAAACTGCCGCGAACAAACAGCGTATCGTCTTTTCCGGCGATCTGGGCGGGCCTTATACGCCGCTGTTGCCGGCACCGCGTTTGCCTTATCGGGCCGATATCGTCGTGTTGGAAAGCACCTATGGCGACAGGAACCACGAAAACCGCAGGCAGCGCAAAGCGATGTTAAAAGAGCGCATCGAACATTGTCTGCGCAACAAAGGCGTTATTTTGATGCCGGCCTTCAGCATCGGCCGGACACAGGAACTGCTATACGAACTGGAAGACATCATCCACCGTTACCAAGACAGCCCGCTTGCCGGAAAACTGCGTTGGGACGATCTGGAAATCATCATCGATTCGCCGTTGGCCCACCGCTTTACCGAGACATACCGAAAACTGAAACCGCATTGGGATTCTGAGGCCCGGCGCAAGCTTCGCCAGGGCAGGCATCCGTTATCGTTCGAACAGATCACGACGATCGACAGCCACGAGGAACATTTGATGACGGTGGATTATCTGCGCAAAACCGCGCGGCCTTGCGTCGTCATCGCCGCCAGCGGCATGTGTTCCGGCGGTCGCATCATGGATTATTTGAAAGCATTGATCGAAGACAGCCGCACCGACATTCTGTTTTCCGGATACCAGGCGGCCGGGACGGCCGGACGGCACATTCAGCAATATGCGGAAAAGCACGGCTATGTCGAATTGGACCGGCGCCATTATACCATTAATGCCGGTGTTTATACCCTGAGCGGTTATTCCGCCAGCAATTCTCAATTTAGCCCAAAGTGGGTAAACTAA
- a CDS encoding MBL fold metallo-hydrolase RNA specificity domain-containing protein, translating to MLLFRPCRPIRSDPVYRWHAGIKPREIRLVHGDERAKLSLQKQLRAQFAGIKIHMCDGSSLA from the coding sequence TTGCTGTTATTCCGCCCATGCCGACCAATCCGCTCTGATCCGGTTTATCGCTGGCATGCGGGGATCAAGCCAAGGGAAATTCGGCTGGTGCATGGCGACGAGCGGGCCAAATTGTCCTTGCAGAAGCAATTACGAGCGCAGTTCGCGGGGATTAAGATACATATGTGTGACGGCAGTAGTTTGGCTTAA